The Aquidulcibacter paucihalophilus genomic interval CACCGGCTGGTCCCCGCGCATCCGCCAGGTCTCGAAATGGATCGAGGGCCGACCGTCGCCGGCGGTGTTGCCGACCGTACCGATCTGCTGGCCCGCGCGGATATCGTCGCCGTCCCTGACCGTCGCCGTGCCCAGATGGCCATAGACCGAGCGCCAGCCGTCGCGGTGCACGATCAGCACCGTCAGCCCCTGCCCCGCCAGGTCATCGCCGACATAGCCGACCCGCCCTGCCGCCGCGGCCCGGACCTCGGACCCTGCCGCCGCGCCGATGTTGACGCCGTTGTTCCGCTCGCCCAGCCCGACCGGACCGAACCGCCGCAGGATGTCGCCTCGGACCGGCCAGTCCAGCGCCGTCGTTGAAGCGGCCGGAGGCGGCACGGCAGCCTCCACCGGCGCGCGCGGCGGCGGAGGACTGGTGGCATTGCCCGACGGCGGCGGTGGCGGCGGCGGGGGCGGCGTTCCCTCGTCCGGCACATAGACCCCGCTCGGCGACGGCCCCGTGGCGTAGGGATCGCCCCCGATATCGACCGCGGTCGACGGCAGGATGATCCTCTGGCCGGGGCTGATCGCCGCGCGCGGGCCCAGACTGTTCAGGTCGATCAAGGTCTGCACCGGCGTCTGGAAGCGCCGGCCGATGCCCGAGATCGTGTCGCCGGGCTGGATCTCATAGGCGGCGCCTGCCGCGAGCGCGCCACCGGAGCGCGCGGGCGGCGGCGGCGTCGCGAAGCCGTCGGACGCGGGCCCGGCCGCCGGGGCCGCAGCGGGCGAAGGACGGGGCCCGGTGTTGACCGGTGACCCGAGCGCACCACCCTCGATCTCGGCCACGGGGGCCGTAATGGGCGGCGGAGCCTCGCGGGCGGGGTCGGTCGGACCGCGCACGCCTTCACCGCTCGGTGCCGGTCGGGTCGGATAGGCCGGCTCCCGCGACGGCGGCGGGGCATCGGCGGCGTGGATCGCATAGCGCGGCGCGTCCGGATAACTGGCGCAGGCCGCCAGCGTCGTCACCGTGCCCAGCACCGCCAGGGCCCTGATCGCGAATCGAATCGTCATGCCGTCTCCCACCGCCCGGTCGTCGGCCAGATGTGCCCCGACCGTCGCCCCAAGCCAACCTGTCAAAGGGCGCGAAAGTTGGGCGCGAAGGTTAATGGCGAGGGAATAGGGCTTAGGGCCTAGGGCCTGGGGCTTGGAGGACCGGCACCGTGCAACATACCCCACGGGGCACCATCTGCCTGCTGCCTAAGCCCTAAGCCCCAAGCCCTCACCCCTCCTTGGCCGTCCCCTCGACCAGCGGCACGAACCGTACCTCGGCCAGGCTTTCGCGCTGGAAGCTGCCGTCCGGTTGGCCGACATAGCGGTGCAGCCGCTGCACAGACGAACGGCCCACCGGACAGACCAGAATCCCGCCCGGCTTCAGCTGATGCAGCAGTTCGGTCGGCTCGCCCGGCGAGGCCGCCGTGACCATGATCCGGTCGAACGGGGCCTGCTCGGGCCAGCCCAGGCCGCCGTCGCCGTGGCGCGTGATCACATTGTCGATCTTCAGATCCTTCAGCCGGCCCTCGGCCTCGTTCAGCAGGCTGCGGTACCGTTCGATCGAATAGACGTAGCGCGCCAGCCGGCTCAGCACCGCGGCCTGGTAGCCGCTGCCCGTGCCGATCTCCAGCACCCGGTGACGCGGCTGCACATCCAGCGCCTGGGTCATCAGGCCGACGATATAGGGCTGGGAAATCGTCTGGGCGCAGTCGATCGGCAGAGCCTGGTCTTCCCACGCCTGGTCGAGGAATTTCTCGTGCACGAAGACGGCGCGGTCGATCGACTCCATCGCCGCCAGCACGCGCGCGTCCATCACCCCCTGCTGACGCAGCCCGAGGATCAGCCGTCCGGCGCGGTCGTCATTCAGCTTCATACGGCCACGACCGTCTTCGGCGGCGCCCCGCCCAGCACGCCCTTCAGGTCGTGGAGGCTCGGCGCATGGGTCAGGTCGATGTGCAGCGGCGTGACCGAGATCTTGCCGTCGTCCATCGCCCGCAGGTCGGTGCCCGGCGGATGGTCGTGCTTGGTCCCGCGGAAGCTCATCCAGTAATAGTCGCGGCCGCGCAGGTCGGTGCGCTTCACCGCATGCATCTCGCCTATGTCGCGGAAGCCCTGCCGCGTCACCTCGATCTCCGTCACAGCCTCCGGTGCGCGGGCCGGGAAGTTCAGGTTCATCACCACCCCGGCCTGCCAGGGCTGGGCCAGCAGGCGCGAGATGATCGCGGGGGCGAAGGCCTCCGCCGTCTCCCAGTGCGCCCGCACCTCGTCATGGAACCGCTCCAGCGACTGGCTCAGGGCGATCGAGCGGATGCCGAACGCCATCCCCTGCAACGCCCCCGCCACCGTCCCCGAATAGGAACAGTCCTCGCCGACATTGTGCCCGCGATTGACGCCGGACAGCACCAGATCGGGCCGCTCGGGCATCAGGTCATTGACCGCCAGCACCACACAGTCGGTCGGCGTCCCGGTCACGGCGAACCGCTTCTCCGAAATCCGGTTGACCCGCAGCGGCTCGGTCAGGGTGATGCCCCGCCCCTTGCCCGACTGCTCGGTCTGCGGCGCGCAGACCCAGACGTCGTCCGAAAGGGTGCGGGCGATCCGCTCGAGGCACTCCAGCCCCTCGGCCTCGATGCCGTCGTCATTGGTCAGGAGGATTCGCATGGGGTCTGACTAATGCCTGGGCCGTCGCCGCGCACTCGAAAAATCGTGGCCTCCGGAGCGATCCCTTGTCATCCCGGACAGCGCGAAAGCGCTGAACCGGGGCCAGGGTCGGTTCAACCCTGGCCCCGGACGAGCTGCGCTCTCCGCGGCGATGAAAAAGGCCGGCACCGCGCCCCGGCTCTCCGCCTCACTTCGGCCGGGATGACAGGGGGTTCGAAGCTACCGCAGCACTTCCACCCGGTCAGCCAGGATCACCACATCCTTGCGGCAGTCGTTGGTGATGTTCGAGCCCTGCCAGTCGTGGGTCTGGGCCTGACCGCGGTCGGACCAGGCCAGGGTCCGGCCGCTGAACCGTACCTGCGAGCCGGAAATGTCGCCGGACGCCCGTTGCAGGTTCCGCGGCAGCGCACCCGAGACACAGGCGCGCGAAGCTGGATTGTTCAGGTCGCGCTGCTCGGAGAACAGCTCGAATTCCTCACCGGTCACCCGCACCCAGCCGGTGAACGCGCTGGCCGAGGCGTCGAAGCCGGCGGGCGGCGAGGCGGTGGCCGCGTCGCCCGTGGCGCAGGCGGTCAGGGCCAGGGATCCGGCCAGGATCAGAACAGTACGCATCTCAAGTCCTCTACAGACCGCTCGCACCGGTTCGCTCCGGATTGAGCGGGGTTATCGTTGTCCGCCCACCTGGGTCACGCCGCCCATATAAGGTACGAGCGCATCGGGAACCCGGATGGATCCATCGTCCTGCTGATAGTTCTCCATGATCGCGACAAGCGTGCGACCGACGGCCAGGCCCGAGCCGTTCAGCGTGTGCACGAACTCGGTCTTCTTCTCCCCGGCCCGCTTGAACCGCGCATCCATCCGCCGGGCCTGGAAATCCCCGCAGTTGGAGCAGGAGCTGATCTCCCGATAGGTCCCCTGCGACGGCAGCCAGACCTCGAGGTCGAAGGTCTTCTTCGCGCCGAAGCCCATGTCGCCCTTGCACAACAACATCCGGCGATGGGCCAGGCCCAGCTTTCTGAGAATGGCCTCGGCGCATCCCGTCATCCGCTCGTGCTCGGTCTCGCTGTCCTCCGGACGCGTGATGGAGACCATTTCCACCTTGTAGAACTGGTGCTGGCGGATCAGGCCGCGCGTATCGCGGCCAGCCGACCCCGCCTCGGCACGGAAACAGGGCGTCAATGCCGCCAGCCGCATCGGCGTCTCCAGGTCAGCCTCCACGAGCTGCTGGCCCATCACAGTCGCCGTCAGCGACACCTCCGCCGTCGGAATCAACCAGCGACCGTCCGTGGTCCGGAACAGGTCATCCGCAAACTTCGGCAGCTTGTCGGTGCCATAGGCCGCCGCGTCATTCACCAGCAGAGGCGGATTGACCTCCTGATAGCCGTGCTCGTTCGTCTGCACGTCCAGCATGAACTGTCCGATGGCCCGTTCAAGCCGGGCCAGTCCACCCTTCAGCACCGCAAACCGCGCGCCCGACATGCGCGCCGCCGCCTCGAAATCCAGCAGACCGAGCGCTTCGCCCAGATCGGCATGATCCTTCGCAGGCCCGCCTTCACGGGGTGTCCCCCAGCGCGAAACCTCGACGTTGCCATGTTCATCGTCGCCGTCCGGCACGTCGTCCGCGGCAAGGTTTTTCTGGGCGGCCAGAATATCGCGCAAGGCGTTTCCGGCACGCGCCTCCTCGGCCTCGGCCGCCGCGATCTCGCCCTTCAGGCTCTCGACCTCGCCCTTTAACCGGTCGGCCTCGGCGAGGTCCTTCTTGCCCATCGCCGCGCCAATGAGCTTGGAGCTCTCGTTGCGCTTCGCCAGCGCCGTCTGCCCCGCCGTCTGCGCCGCCCGCAGCGCGGTATCCAGAGTCAGGATCTCATCGACCAGCGCCTGGGCGTCCGCCACCCCGCGCGACGACCAGCCGCTCACGAAGGCGGCGGGATTGTCTCGAATGGCGCGGATGTCGTGCATGGTCGTTCAGTCTGTATGGGAAGGAAGCGATGCTCTAGCCCCGGCAAGGGATTCCGCCAACCTCTCGCCCCCCGCTATCGTCATTCCGGGCGGAGAGGCGCGCAGCGGCTCGCAGACCCGGAACCCAGCGGCGCCGCGACGGCGGCGAAACACCGCGCTCCCGACAGCTTCGCGCTCACGCGCGCCGCTGGGTTCCGGGTCTCGCAGCGCTCGCCCGGAATGACGGCAGCGGCAGGGCTCCCTTCCCTTGCCGTGTCTTCTCACCCCTTTCGACCCCCAACAGTGTCTTCTCGCCCCTGCCCGCCGGGCCGATTCCGCCCTGCGTCCAAACCTGACGCAGCCATATGCCTTACTGCCCAAACCCCCACGGGGCCGGTCTTTGACAGCCTTGATCCACCGCTCTGTCCGCTCCAGGACGCAGCGCCGCCATGCAACGAAGTGCGGACTTCAATCGATTCCGACCACAATTTCGGGGTCGACTGAAGACTCTCAGATCAGCCCGGCCATCGGCGAGCTCGCACTCGCATACATCCGCCGCGGCATCCGTCCGGCCAGATAGCCCTGACGCCCCGCGATCACGGCATGCTTCATCGCCGAAGCCATCAGGATCGGATCCTTCGCCCCCGCGATCGCCGTGTTCATCAGCACCGCGTCGCAGCCCAGCTCCATGGCCAGCACCGCGTCGGAGGGCGTGCCTACCCCCGCATCGACCAGCACCGGCACCCTGGCCTGTTCGATGATCAGCCGGATATTGACCGGGTTCTGGATGCCCAGACCCGAGCCGATCGGCGCCGCCGCCGGCATGATCGCCGCAGCCCCCGCCTCTTCCAGCCGCCGGCACATCACCACATCGTCGGTGCAATAGACCATCACCTGGAAGCCGTCCTTGATCAGCAGCTCCAGCGCGCGCAGCGTCTCGACCATGTCCGGATACAGGTGCGCCGTGTCCGACAGCACCTCCAGCTTGACCAGATCCCAGCCGCCCGCCTCGCGCGCCAGCCGTAGCGTCCTCACCGCGTCCTCGCCGGTGAAACAGCCGGCGGTATTGGGCAGGAAGGTGAACCGGTCCGGCTTCACATAGTCGACCAGCATCGGCTGGTTGGGGTCGGTCAGATTCACCCGCCGCACCGCCACGGTGACGATCTCCGCCCCCGCCGCCTCGGCCGCGTCGGCGTTCTCCTGATAGGTCTTGTACTTGCCGGTGCCGACGATCAGCCGGCTGGAGAAGGTCCGTCCGGCCACGGTCCAGGTGTCTTTGGGAGAGGTCATGGCCGGGGTTTAGCCCCCGCCGACGAACTGCACCAGTTCCACCCGATCCCCGTCCGCCAGCGTGGTCGTCGCATGCAGGGACCGCGGCACAATCTCCAGATTGCGCTCCACCGCCACCTTGCGCACGTCCAGCCCAAGTTCCTCCACGAGGGCAAGAATGGTCGCGGCTTCAACCTCGCGATGTTCCCCGTTGACCTGGATGCGCATGCCCTTACGTCACTCTTTCACGCGCGTGGTTTGATAACCGCCACGCCTCAGCTAAAAGGCCCGTCCGATTCCGGTCGGATCGCCACAATCGCGAGCGCAATGCCCGAGACCCCCGTCCTCTACGTCCTGAACGGCCCGAACCTCAACCTGCTTGGGGTGCGCGAGCCCGACATCTACGGACATGAGACCCTCGCCGACGTCCAGGCCCTGTGCGAAAAGACTGCCGCCCATGCCGTTCCGGGCGCCTCGGTGGTCTTCCGCCAGACCAACCACGAGGGCGAACTGATCGACCAGGTCCAGGAGGCCCGCGAGAAGGCCTCGGCGCTCGTCATCAACGCCGCCGGCTACACCCACACCTCGGTGGCCCTGCTGGACGCGCTCAGGACCCTGACGATCCCGATCGTCGAATGTCATCTGTCCAATCCGGCAGCGCGCGAGCGCTTCCGGCACCGCTCCTATGTCTCGCCGGTCGCCGCCGGCGTGGTTTCGGGCTTCGGCTCATTCAGCTACGAACTGGCCGTCAGGGCCGCTCTGCGGCTGGCGCAGGAACAGCGCGCCGCCGCCGATCGTTCGGTTTAGAAGGTAACAAGAGGCTCCCATGGCCGATTCCAAAACGCCCGCTCCCAAGCTCAAGAACGAAGCCGAGATCGACACCGCCCTGGTGCGGTCGCTGGCCGACATCCTGAACGACACCTCCCTCACGGAGATCGAGGTTGAGCGTGGAGAGCTTCGCATCCGCGTTGCCCGCGAACTCGTGGCCGCGCCGGTCATGCAATACGCCGCCGCCCCGGCCCCCGCTGCCCATGCGCCCGCCGCGGCTCCGGCCGCCGCCGCCCCGGCCGCCATGCCGTCGGACCCCGCCACCATCGTCTCCAAAAAGGGCGAAGAGGTGAAGTCGCCCATGGTCGGCACCGTCTACCTCCAGGCCTCGCCGGAAGCGCCGCCGTTCTGCCAGCCGGGTGACAAGGTCAAGAAGGGCCAGACCCTGCTGATCGTCGAGGCCATGAAGACGATGAACCCGATCCAGGCCCCCCGCGACGGCGTCGTGGTCGAGGTGCTGGTCGGCGACGCCCAGCCGGTCGAGTTCGGCGAGCCCCTCGTCCTGCTCGAGGCGTAAGCCATGTTCACCAAGGTCCTCATCGCCAACCGCGGCGAAATCGCCCTGCGGATTCACCGCGCCTGCAAGGAGATGGGCATCTCCACCGTCGC includes:
- a CDS encoding peptidoglycan DD-metalloendopeptidase family protein — encoded protein: MTIRFAIRALAVLGTVTTLAACASYPDAPRYAIHAADAPPPSREPAYPTRPAPSGEGVRGPTDPAREAPPPITAPVAEIEGGALGSPVNTGPRPSPAAAPAAGPASDGFATPPPPARSGGALAAGAAYEIQPGDTISGIGRRFQTPVQTLIDLNSLGPRAAISPGQRIILPSTAVDIGGDPYATGPSPSGVYVPDEGTPPPPPPPPPSGNATSPPPPRAPVEAAVPPPAASTTALDWPVRGDILRRFGPVGLGERNNGVNIGAAAGSEVRAAAAGRVGYVGDDLAGQGLTVLIVHRDGWRSVYGHLGTATVRDGDDIRAGQQIGTVGNTAGDGRPSIHFETWRMRGDQPVAVDPLTVLPR
- a CDS encoding protein-L-isoaspartate(D-aspartate) O-methyltransferase — protein: MKLNDDRAGRLILGLRQQGVMDARVLAAMESIDRAVFVHEKFLDQAWEDQALPIDCAQTISQPYIVGLMTQALDVQPRHRVLEIGTGSGYQAAVLSRLARYVYSIERYRSLLNEAEGRLKDLKIDNVITRHGDGGLGWPEQAPFDRIMVTAASPGEPTELLHQLKPGGILVCPVGRSSVQRLHRYVGQPDGSFQRESLAEVRFVPLVEGTAKEG
- the surE gene encoding 5'/3'-nucleotidase SurE, whose protein sequence is MRILLTNDDGIEAEGLECLERIARTLSDDVWVCAPQTEQSGKGRGITLTEPLRVNRISEKRFAVTGTPTDCVVLAVNDLMPERPDLVLSGVNRGHNVGEDCSYSGTVAGALQGMAFGIRSIALSQSLERFHDEVRAHWETAEAFAPAIISRLLAQPWQAGVVMNLNFPARAPEAVTEIEVTRQGFRDIGEMHAVKRTDLRGRDYYWMSFRGTKHDHPPGTDLRAMDDGKISVTPLHIDLTHAPSLHDLKGVLGGAPPKTVVAV
- the serS gene encoding serine--tRNA ligase; protein product: MHDIRAIRDNPAAFVSGWSSRGVADAQALVDEILTLDTALRAAQTAGQTALAKRNESSKLIGAAMGKKDLAEADRLKGEVESLKGEIAAAEAEEARAGNALRDILAAQKNLAADDVPDGDDEHGNVEVSRWGTPREGGPAKDHADLGEALGLLDFEAAARMSGARFAVLKGGLARLERAIGQFMLDVQTNEHGYQEVNPPLLVNDAAAYGTDKLPKFADDLFRTTDGRWLIPTAEVSLTATVMGQQLVEADLETPMRLAALTPCFRAEAGSAGRDTRGLIRQHQFYKVEMVSITRPEDSETEHERMTGCAEAILRKLGLAHRRMLLCKGDMGFGAKKTFDLEVWLPSQGTYREISSCSNCGDFQARRMDARFKRAGEKKTEFVHTLNGSGLAVGRTLVAIMENYQQDDGSIRVPDALVPYMGGVTQVGGQR
- a CDS encoding thiazole synthase gives rise to the protein MTSPKDTWTVAGRTFSSRLIVGTGKYKTYQENADAAEAAGAEIVTVAVRRVNLTDPNQPMLVDYVKPDRFTFLPNTAGCFTGEDAVRTLRLAREAGGWDLVKLEVLSDTAHLYPDMVETLRALELLIKDGFQVMVYCTDDVVMCRRLEEAGAAAIMPAAAPIGSGLGIQNPVNIRLIIEQARVPVLVDAGVGTPSDAVLAMELGCDAVLMNTAIAGAKDPILMASAMKHAVIAGRQGYLAGRMPRRMYASASSPMAGLI
- the thiS gene encoding sulfur carrier protein ThiS: MRIQVNGEHREVEAATILALVEELGLDVRKVAVERNLEIVPRSLHATTTLADGDRVELVQFVGGG
- the aroQ gene encoding type II 3-dehydroquinate dehydratase; this encodes MPETPVLYVLNGPNLNLLGVREPDIYGHETLADVQALCEKTAAHAVPGASVVFRQTNHEGELIDQVQEAREKASALVINAAGYTHTSVALLDALRTLTIPIVECHLSNPAARERFRHRSYVSPVAAGVVSGFGSFSYELAVRAALRLAQEQRAAADRSV
- the accB gene encoding acetyl-CoA carboxylase biotin carboxyl carrier protein — translated: MADSKTPAPKLKNEAEIDTALVRSLADILNDTSLTEIEVERGELRIRVARELVAAPVMQYAAAPAPAAHAPAAAPAAAAPAAMPSDPATIVSKKGEEVKSPMVGTVYLQASPEAPPFCQPGDKVKKGQTLLIVEAMKTMNPIQAPRDGVVVEVLVGDAQPVEFGEPLVLLEA